A window from Primulina huaijiensis isolate GDHJ02 chromosome 11, ASM1229523v2, whole genome shotgun sequence encodes these proteins:
- the LOC140987860 gene encoding uncharacterized protein, with the protein MAFVSVFLEIFRKPTIRDVVSEMMVFMLPIWVAVLFGVLVGWAWRPKWAKLNVDFLDYCALKKGEVEPFSNNLLLPSSGSGVLYPQFAASVPSLSSLKLQLSSCISWISSSRHANEGSLLPSVSNSDSSSSKVEKEKSSLVTNDDLRHLYNLVEEKDGGLPWIQMMDRSTTNMSYQAWRRDPEIGPPQYRSKTIYENATPEMLRDFFWDDEFRAKWDDMLIHAETIEECPKTGTMMVRWVRKFPFFCSDREYIIGRRIWESGRTYYCITKGLPDSSVPRHSKPRRVDLYYSSWCIRTAESKRDGRLTACEVLLFHHEDMGIPWEIAKLGVRQGMWGAVKKIDPGLRAYQKHRTSGAAGLSHCAVMAQINTKFSATSLQTSEIRSDASQSESSSSSPDKPSARSTTKGLLVGGAIILACTLDRGFLTKALIFGVARRFCTRGL; encoded by the exons ATGGCTTTCGTTTCTGTTTTTCTTGAGATTTTTCGAAAACCTACGATTAGAGATGTGGTTTCTGAGATGATGGTGTTCATGTTGCCCATCTGGGTAGCGGTTCTTTTTGGAGTTTTGGTTGGTTGGGCGTGGAGGCCTAAATGGGCCAAGCTAAACGTTGATTTTCTTGATTATTGTGCTTTGAAGAAAGGGGAAGTGGAGCCGTTTTCGAATAATTTGTTATTACCTTCTTCGGGATCAGGGGTTCTGTATCCACAATTTGCTGCCTCGGTGCCAAGCTTGAGCTCATTGAAACTGCAGCTGTCCAGCTGCATTTCTTGGATTTCTAGTTCTAGGCATGCGAATGAAGGCTCTTTATTGCCTTCAGTTTCAAATTCTGATTCCAG TTCGTCGAAGGTAGAGAAAGAGAAATCGAGTCTAGTGACTAACGATGATCTAAGACATTTGTATAATTTGGTCGAGGAAAAAGATGGGGGTCTTCCTTGGATCCAAATGATGGATAGGTCCACAACCAATATGAGTTATCAAGCTTGGAGAAGAGATCCTGAG ATTGGACCTCCACAATATCGTAGTAAAACTATTTATGAAAATGCCACTCCTGAAATGTTAAGGGATTTCTTTTGGGACGATGAGTTTAGAGCAAAATGGGATGACATGCTTATACATGCCGAAACGATTGAGGAATGCCCCAAAACTGGGACGATGATGGTTCGGTGGGTACGGAAG TTTCCCTTCTTTTGTAGTGATAGAGAATACATCATAGGTCGGAGAATTTGGGAGTCAGGCCGAACTTACTATTGTATAACAAAG GGTCTACCAGACTCCTCTGTACCACGCCACAGCAAACCAAGACGTGTTGATTTGTATTATTCTAGTTGGTGCATTCGTACAG CTGAATCAAAAAGAGATGGTCGGCTAACGGCATGCGAAGTCCTGTTATTCCATCATGAAGACATGGGTATTCCTTGGGAAATAGCAAAACTTGGTGTGCGCCAAGGCATGTGGGGTGCAGTGAAAAAGATCGATCCTGGCTTGCGTGCTTACCAGAAACACAGGACTTCTGGAGCTGCTGGGCTCTCACACTGTGCAGTGATGGCCCAAATTAACACGAAATTCAGTGCCACATCCTTACAAACCTCAGAGATCAGAAGTGATGCATCACAGAGTGAATCTTCGAGTAGCTCACCTGATAAACCATCGGCAAGATCTACAACTAAGGGTCTTCTTGTTGGTGGGGCAATCATCCTTGCTTGTACTCTTGATCGTGGGTTCTTGACTAAGGCTCTTATATTTGGAGTTGCTAGAAGATTTTGCACGAGGGGGTTATGA
- the LOC140988285 gene encoding polyprotein of EF-Ts, chloroplastic codes for MAPVLPNSINISLTTGNTFITKRNSFIPRCSIPRNYNSPLLPAQNYILPLSTSLRLFPQFRIGFGSPIKIRTCIARSTGTDVAVEAADLSTADSDTAEVTEESSAKSNDIPAQSKRTRPARKSEMPPLKNEQLIPGATFTGKVRSIQPFGAFVDFGAYTDGLVHVSNLSDSFVKDVASVVAVGQEVTVRLIESNMETGRISLSMRESDDGKQQKDSSRPTRKTGQKSDERKDDVKKKSKFVKGQDLEGTVKNVIRSGAFISLPDGEEGFLPTLEEPDEGFGSLMGGGSSLEIGQEVNVRVLRISRGQVTLTMKKEEDAEELDTKLSKGGVVHTATNPFVLAFRSNKVISDFLDERKNEDGPVESAKQDHIGTLDKEERLATFPDSSPSAELETETFQELEASSVAPSDDGSRPPEDRITEEPTPIETRESNEEVQTSGKISDDTLLSEIVEESAEKEADDAIVKVKGQSQDPVTSVPSATLEESVLSSEITDQTLLSESTGEVAEKKTDYVTAMNEDSIEKPEHAVPFAALEEEKTGAPSPEGNFTSMGLDPVTSVPSATLEESVLSSEITDQILLSESTGEVAEKKTDYVTAMNEDSSEKPEHAIPFAALEEEKTGAPSPEGNFTSIESQVTTEVTENLGDDINATEVQSHISAGEEEDKEAVHQQNGNVSISSGPTDASENGTTTKAAISPAQVKQLREETGAGMMDCKKALSETGGDMVRAQEYLRKKGLASADKKSSRATAEGRIGSYIHDSRIGVLIEVNCETDFVARGDIFKELVEDLAMQVAACPQVQYLNTEDVPKEIVDNERELEMQREDLLSKPEQIRSKIVDGRIKKRVEDMALLEQPFIKDDKIAVKDWVKQTVSTIGENIQVKRFVRYNLGEGLEKKSQDFAAEVAAQTAEKPATTSIKQEPAAVSETTETPPKAMVSATLVKQLREETGAGMMDCKKALAETGGDLEKAQEYLRKKGLSTADKRSSRLASEGKIGCYIHDSRIGVLIEVNCETDFVGRSQNFKELVDDLAMQVVASPQVQYVSVEDIPESIVNDEKQLEMQREDLQSKPENIREKIVEGRILKRLGELALLEQPFIKNDSLFVKDLVKQTVAALGENIKVRRFVRFTLGEVSAAKSVNEAEATVANTVA; via the exons ATGGCTCCGGTACTCCCAAATTCGATCAATATTTCCCTTACAACCGGGAATACCTTTATAACCAAGAGGAACAGCTTTATACCCAGATGCAGCATCCCTAGAAACTATAACAGCCCACTATTACCTGCTCAAAACTACATTCTACCGTTATCGACGTCTTTGAGATTATTTCCCCAGTTTCGAATTGGGTTTGGATCACCAATCAAGATTAGAACATGTATTGCACGTTCTACTGGGACTGATGTTGCAGTTGAGGCGGCAGATTTATCTACCGCTGATAGCGATACTGCAGAAGTTACTGAAGAATCTTCTGCCAAATCAAATGACATTCCTGCTCAATCCAAGCGTACAAGACCTGCTAGAAAGAGTGAGATGCCTCCTCTGAAGAATGAACAACTTATTCCTGGAGCAACTTTTACTGGAAAAGTTAGATCTATCCAGCCGTTTGGTGCTTTTGTCGATTTTGGAGCTTATACAGATGGGCTTGTACATGTTTCAAATCTGAGTGATAGCTTTGTGAAGGATGTAGCTAGTGTAGTTGCTGTTGGTCAGGAGGTGACAGTAAGActaattgaatcaaacatggagACGGGGCGGATATCCTTGTCCATGCGTGAAAGTGATGATGGAAAGCAACAGAAAGATAGTTCTAGACCTACGAGAAAGACCGGTCAAAAATCTGATGAGAGGAAAGATGATGTGAAGAAAAAGTCAAAGTTTGTGAAGGGACAAGATCTTGAAGGGACTGTAAAAAATGTAATCAGATCTGGTGCTTTCATCTCTCTTCCTGATGGGGAGGAAGGATTCCTGCCTACATTAGAGGAACCAGATGAGGGATTTGGAAGCCTAATGGGTGGTGGTTCTTCATTGGAAATTGGTCAAGAAGTTAATGTTCGAGTATTGCGCATCAGTAGAGGGCAGGTAACTTTGACAATGAAAAAGGAAGAAGATGCTGAGGAGTTGGATACCAAGCTCAGCAAGGGTGGTGTAGTACATACAGCAACTAACCCTTTTGTGTTAGCTTTCCGTAGTAACAAAGTCATCTCTGATTTTTTGgatgaaagaaaaaatgagGATGGACCAGTTGAGAGTGCTAAGCAGGATCATATAGGCACTTTGGACAAGGAAGAGAGGCTAGCAACATTCCCTGATAGTTCTCCGAGTGCCGAACTAGAAACCGAAACTTTCCAAGAACTTGAGGCTAGCTCTGTAGCACCGAGCGATGACGGAAGCCGGCCTCCTGAAGATCGGATAACTGAGGAACCGACTCCAATAGAAACAAGAGAAAGTAATGAAGAAGTGCAGACATCTGGAAAAATTTCTGATGACACCTTGTTGTCAGAGATTGTTGAAGAATCTGCAGAGAAAGAAGCTGATGATGCCATTGTAAAAGTTAAAGGGCAAAGTCAGGATCCAGTTACTTCAGTTCCTTCAGCTACACTAGAAGAATCAGTATTATCTAGTGAAATAACTGATCAGACCTTGTTGTCCGAGAGTACGGGAGAAGTTGCGGAGAAGAAAACGGATTATGTGACAGCAATGAATGAAGATTCTATTGAGAAACCTGAACACGCTGTTCCTTTTGCTGCACTAGAGGAAGAAAAGACTGGTGCGCCTAGCCCCGAGGGAAATTTCACATCCATGGGTTTGGATCCAGTTACTTCAGTTCCTTCAGCTACACTAGAAGAATCAGTATTATCTAGTGAAATAACCGATCAGATCTTGTTGTCCGAGAGTACGGGAGAAGTTGCAGAGAAGAAAACGGATTATGTGACAGCAATGAATGAAGATTCTAGTGAGAAACCTGAACACGCTATTCCTTTTGCTGCACTAGAGGAAGAAAAGACTGGTGCACCTAGCCCCGAGGGAAATTTCACATCCATAG AAAGTCAGGTTACTACAGAAGTTACTGAAAACCTTGGAGATGATATAAATGCGACTGAAGTGCAATCACATATTTCTGCTGGCGAAGAGGAAGATAAGGAAGCTGTCCATCAGCAAAATGGAAATGTCTCAATTTCTAGTGGCCCGACAGATGCTTCTGAAAATGGAACTACCACAAAAG CTGCTATATCTCCTGCTCAAGTCAAGCAATTGCGTGAGGAAACAGGAGCTGGAATGATGGACTGTAAGAAAGCTCTGTCAGAAACTGGAGGAGACATGGTTAGAGCTCAGGAATACTTGCGGAAGAAAGGTTTAGCAAGTGCAGATAAGAAATCTAGTAGGGCCACAGCGGAAGGAAGAATTGGTTCATATATCCATGATAGCAGGATTGGTGTCCTGATAGAGGTGAATTGTGAGACAGATTTTGTTGCTCGAGGTGACATTTTCAAGGAATTGGTTGAGGACTTGGCAATGCAAGTGGCGGCATGTCCTCAAGTACAATATCTCAACACTGAAGATGTTCCTAAAGAGATTGTTGATAATGAAAGAGAATTAGAAATGCAGAGGGAAGATCTGTTATCAAAGCCAGAGCAGATTAGATCCAAGATTGTTGATGGGCGGATAAAGAAGAGAGTGGAGGATATGGCCTTACTGGAGCAACCTTTTATCAAAGATGATAAGATAGCGGTGAAGGACTGGGTGAAGCAAACCGTTTCAACGATTGGAGAGAATATACAAGTGAAGAGGTTTGTGCGCTACAACCTGGGCGAAGGATTGGAAAAAAAGAGCCAAGATTTTGCTGCGGAGGTTGCTGCTCAAACTGCAGAAAAACCTGCAACCACATCCATAAAACAAGAGCCTGCTGCTGTTTCTGAAACCACTGAAAC TCCCCCAAAAGCCATGGTTTCAGCTACACTTGTGAAACAACTGCGAGAAGAAACTGGAGCTGGAATGATGGATTGCAAGAAAGCTCTAGCGGAAACTGGAGGAGACCTCGAGAAGGCACAAGAGTACCTAAGAAAGAAGGGCCTTTCAACTGCAGACAAAAGATCTAGCCGACTTGCGTCTGAGGGAAAAATTGGGTGTTATATTCATGATTCTCGTATTGGTGTTTTAATCGAAGTAAATTGTGAAACTGACTTTGTGGGTAGAAGTCAGAACTTCAAAGAACTGGTTGATGATCTCGCAATGCAAGTTGTGGCTTCTCCACAAGTGCAGTACGTATCCGTTGAAGATATCCCAGAAAGCATTGTTAATGACGAGAAGCAATTGGAGATGCAAAGAGAAGATCTTCAGTCTAAGCCCGAGAACATAAGAGAGAAGATTGTTGAGGGAAGAATCCTAAAAAGGCTTGGGGAGCTCGCTCTTTTAGAGCAGCCCTTCATAAAAAATGATAGTTTGTTTGTGAAAGACTTGGTAAAGCAGACTGTTGCAGCCCTCGGGGAGAACATTAAAGTCAGGCGGTTTGTCCGTTTCACTCTGGGTGAGGTCAGTGCCGCAAAGTCGGTAAATGAAGCTGAAGCTACAGTTGCAAACACAGTTGCATAA